One Leptospira kirschneri serovar Cynopteri str. 3522 CT DNA segment encodes these proteins:
- a CDS encoding transmembrane 220 family protein, with product MDLRIMKVFSILTILIWLVFAGLQYNDPDPWLWIPIYMSIVILYAGFIIYPTKTKLWFHLSWILFVFFGAGAVFTTTLIQNFSFDDEVTRETGGLILSAIWSGILGYRIRKKNSG from the coding sequence ATGGATTTACGAATCATGAAAGTTTTTTCAATCCTAACAATTTTAATCTGGCTTGTGTTTGCAGGACTTCAATATAACGATCCTGATCCTTGGCTTTGGATTCCGATTTATATGAGTATTGTTATTTTATATGCAGGTTTTATAATATATCCGACAAAAACGAAATTGTGGTTCCATCTTTCTTGGATTCTTTTTGTATTTTTTGGGGCGGGAGCTGTGTTTACCACAACGTTAATCCAAAATTTCTCTTTTGACGACGAAGTCACAAGAGAAACCGGAGGCCTAATTTTATCCGCGATTTGGTCCGGAATTTTAGGTTATCGGATTCGTAAAAAAAATTCAGGTTAG
- a CDS encoding M4 family metalopeptidase thermolysin, with product MGYKQKFRFGKVKIFFLYLGIFLNFFLQGCKEDDGKTFGVEYWLGMLNLVQMDPKAVAERGYSSNGAITFVRFNSDLVPYSRGQASEVLKTYLQIPAEYTPKLARSNESNGHILDRFQQYYKGLKVENKIYTVVSKDNRIEFMGGDFAGIEQDLNVTPNLSKEDALSKALIHFGAKKYLWESPEREERLRSIKVDPKATYFPKGELIVYNRAESNLKNEYRLTYKFGISSLEPPSSKYVYVDARSGEILASRDARRFESQPGDGGGGTTPSPLPTDLGICFPDRTPCIKNGTAKTRFSGYKTITTWTAGQENHYELKDYSRGKGILTYSWEFVDLGILGVQLQKIPMIDSDNYWSAAEYHDDYNHDAVLDAHWGSEKTYDYFKTVHNRSGYDRDGAKVINNVHTLSGFGFNNAHWDPITEEIYYYYCPPESFCATIYTSPRDIDPQYDDFTSLDFVSHEFGHGVNAYTSELEYSYEPGALNEGFSDIWNIGVNHFVNKTNGLNKNIWLFGDETRPSGGLRSASNPKSTTVKYPGPNTYKGGLWDFSEIDVHRNSNVLSHWFYILSNGKQGINDIWCEYDTSGISIEKAEKIAYSAAMYLWPTAEYFDVRSASILASKYLYGSFSQEVKSTIDAWDAVGVPANTSSRGGTGMKPDHYITSVKLSEMERNSGNDCGYKDSTYLNQTVYKGFTYTIRLSSQGDSVINMPSRTHKWRVWIDFNRDGVFNNYINSPELIAEGTISSYDGGVIQKTFTIPADALTGNTKMRVSMKAATGGETYPRPDEKFIQGEVEDYTVTIRSFAL from the coding sequence ATGGGATATAAACAAAAGTTTAGATTTGGGAAAGTGAAAATCTTTTTCCTTTATTTAGGGATTTTTTTAAATTTTTTTCTACAAGGTTGTAAAGAGGACGATGGGAAAACGTTTGGTGTAGAATATTGGCTGGGAATGTTAAATTTGGTTCAGATGGATCCAAAAGCCGTGGCCGAAAGAGGTTATTCTTCGAACGGCGCTATCACTTTTGTTCGGTTCAATTCGGACCTTGTGCCATACAGTAGAGGTCAAGCTTCGGAAGTTTTAAAAACGTATCTGCAAATTCCTGCAGAATATACACCTAAACTTGCACGTTCAAACGAATCTAACGGACATATTTTGGATCGTTTTCAACAATATTATAAAGGTCTAAAGGTCGAAAATAAAATTTACACCGTAGTCTCTAAGGATAATAGAATCGAGTTTATGGGTGGAGATTTTGCTGGGATCGAGCAAGACTTAAACGTAACCCCAAACTTATCTAAAGAAGATGCCTTATCAAAAGCGTTGATACATTTTGGTGCGAAGAAGTATCTATGGGAATCTCCTGAAAGGGAGGAGAGACTTCGTTCTATCAAAGTAGATCCGAAAGCGACTTATTTTCCTAAAGGAGAATTGATCGTATACAATCGAGCTGAATCGAATCTTAAAAATGAATATCGTTTAACGTATAAGTTTGGAATTTCTTCTTTAGAGCCGCCGAGTTCAAAATATGTTTATGTGGATGCCCGTTCCGGAGAGATTCTTGCGAGTAGAGATGCCAGACGATTTGAATCTCAACCTGGTGATGGTGGAGGAGGTACTACGCCGTCACCACTGCCCACGGATTTGGGGATTTGTTTTCCAGATAGAACACCTTGTATCAAAAATGGAACGGCTAAAACTCGATTTAGTGGATACAAGACAATCACAACCTGGACGGCAGGACAAGAAAATCATTACGAGCTCAAGGATTATTCAAGAGGTAAGGGAATTCTCACTTATTCTTGGGAGTTTGTAGATTTAGGTATTTTAGGTGTTCAACTTCAGAAAATACCTATGATCGATTCCGATAATTATTGGTCTGCAGCCGAATACCATGACGATTATAATCACGATGCAGTATTGGATGCACACTGGGGCTCGGAAAAAACCTACGACTATTTTAAGACGGTTCATAATCGTTCCGGATATGATAGAGACGGTGCAAAAGTAATTAATAACGTTCATACTCTTTCTGGTTTCGGGTTTAATAATGCTCATTGGGATCCTATAACCGAGGAGATTTATTATTATTATTGTCCTCCGGAAAGTTTTTGTGCGACAATTTATACAAGTCCTAGAGATATAGATCCGCAATACGACGATTTTACTTCTCTTGATTTTGTATCTCACGAATTCGGACATGGGGTAAATGCATATACTTCCGAATTAGAATATAGTTATGAACCGGGAGCTTTGAACGAAGGATTTTCAGATATTTGGAATATAGGTGTAAATCATTTCGTAAACAAGACTAACGGGTTGAATAAAAATATTTGGTTGTTTGGTGATGAAACTAGGCCCTCAGGTGGTTTACGTTCCGCTTCAAATCCAAAATCAACCACGGTTAAATATCCGGGACCGAATACCTATAAAGGTGGTTTGTGGGATTTTAGTGAAATAGATGTTCACAGAAACAGTAACGTTTTGAGTCATTGGTTTTATATACTTTCGAATGGAAAACAAGGAATCAATGATATCTGGTGTGAATACGATACTTCCGGTATCAGTATTGAGAAGGCCGAAAAAATCGCCTATTCAGCTGCTATGTATCTTTGGCCTACTGCTGAGTATTTTGATGTGAGATCTGCGAGTATCCTCGCATCGAAATATTTATACGGATCGTTTTCTCAAGAAGTAAAAAGTACAATCGACGCTTGGGATGCAGTGGGAGTGCCTGCAAATACGAGTTCACGCGGAGGTACTGGAATGAAGCCGGATCATTATATTACTTCGGTAAAACTGTCGGAGATGGAAAGAAATTCCGGAAATGACTGTGGATATAAAGACAGTACTTATCTAAATCAAACTGTATATAAGGGTTTTACATATACGATTCGATTGTCTAGTCAGGGAGATTCGGTTATCAATATGCCATCTAGAACACATAAGTGGAGAGTATGGATTGATTTCAATCGGGACGGAGTTTTTAACAATTATATTAATTCCCCTGAGCTGATTGCTGAGGGAACTATTTCTTCTTACGACGGGGGAGTGATTCAAAAGACTTTCACAATTCCTGCGGATGCTTTGACTGGAAATACTAAAATGCGCGTTTCGATGAAGGCAGCGACCGGTGGTGAGACGTATCCTCGTCCGGATGAAAAATTTATCCAAGGAGAAGTAGAAGACTATACGGTTACGATTCGCTCGTTTGCTCTTTAG